The sequence below is a genomic window from Ovis canadensis isolate MfBH-ARS-UI-01 breed Bighorn chromosome 1, ARS-UI_OviCan_v2, whole genome shotgun sequence.
GAAACTGACTCAACAGAACTCTTGTTGAAGGCAGGCCAGGATGATAAGTTATCACCTGGGGGATGGTAGGGGATGAGGATGATACTGAGGGTGAGCTGATACCAAGGGTGAGGGATTCTCATTAAGCTGATTTAGGATTCTGCAAAGATAGGGACAGAAGCCCAAGGTCAAGGCCGAGTTGAGAAGAGAATTCAGAGGACTTGGACTAAAGTTTGGGCTTCCCGGGAGgctgtggtcaagaatccacctgccaatgcaggagacactggtttgatccctaggttaagggatcaaagaaaatggcaacccactccagtattcttgccgggaaatcctatggacggaggatcctggcgggctacagtccacgcagtcgcaaacagtcagacacggcttagcgacCAAACGGCTAAAGTTTGGTCAAGGAGAGTCTCTGCCATAGGCAGCTCCATTATCCTGCAGAAAGGGCTGCAGAGAACCCAGTCCTCCTCTACGCAACTCCATTGATTTTCTGGCCTAGCAATCCTTTCTCTCCCCATTTGTTCCAAAAGAGGCAGGGGTTGGGATAGAAAAATAGTGAGAAAAtattggggaaagaaagactatCTCAggatttctgtaaaaaaaaaaaaatgttgtgttaTGTCTACTTCTTCTTCCCAAGAAACACCTGTCTTTCTTCTACCCAGGTTCCATCCCATGGTTGAATCTTCTTCATCAACCTTGAAATTTGTCAACTCTGTAATCCTGTTTCTGAGGAATCATAACTTTGATGGACTGGACATAAGTTGGATCTACCCAAATGTAAAAGACAACACTCATTTCACTGTGCTGATTCATGTAAGGCAAACTCCACGTTACCCTTACGTGAAACCCACAGCCAtaccagaagaaaaaaaggaagagactgGCTCTTGTTGGAAGATAGTCCCTTCCTTTGAGAAGCCCCAACTCATGAAGGAAAAGCCCTTGGATCTAGTTTAGTGCAAGGACACCATCAAAGAACAGAGCCTCCTTATAGAACAAACAACACCGAAACAAAGCAACATCCATGTGAAAGAGTATAGGACCACAGACTCTCCTGAGTACTGGAATAGTCTCATAAAGTTCTATCACATAGATCAGAGAATCTACTAGGAGGAAACCCAGATAGTTCTTCTTGAGTACAGTGAGACTGGTGGTCCTCCTGCGTAATGTGGACATTCCTGAGCTTGAGGCAGGAGGCATCCCCATGTGGGAATGGGGAGAAAAGTTTCGATCTTTCCATCTAATGTGGTTCTAGAAATTTCAGATCAGGTAAGAATCTTAGGTCTGTGCTCTGGGAGGGAGCACTAACTTgtgggctttttgtttttcacaGAAGTTAGCAGAAGCTTTTCAGCAGGACTTTGTAAAATCCACCAAAGAAAGGCTTCTCTTGACTGCAGGAGTTTCTGCAGGGAGGCAGATGATTGACAACAGCTATCAGATCAAGGAATTGGCAAAGTAAGAGCACTGGATCATCCCCTCCATCTCTCTGCTGCCAGCCTGGCCGATGCAAGTGATGCGTGTCAATATGTCTGAGGGatgaagggagaagggaaagcatGGAGTCACTATCCTAACCACATCACCCAGCCAGGAACTTCTCCTTTATGGCTAATTTCAATCCTTCTAACAGCATCAAAAGCTCTACATGAATATGTGTACAGTTGACCCTCGAACAAAGCGAGGGCTAATCCATGTGTAATTTACAGTCAGCCCTTTGTATCCATGGTTCCTCCTCATCTGTGGATTCAGCCAACCCCAGACCATGTGGTTCCATAGTATTTACTGTTCTGTAGTATAAAAGTGAACTGTGCAGCTCAAGTGTGCAGCGTTCAAGGGTCGACTGTAGTTGTTTCTACCTCTGCTCATCACAGaatctcttcttttgcttttggCAATCTAGAGACCTGGATTTCATCAACCTCCTGTCTTTTGACTTCCATGGGTCTTGGGAAAAGCCCCTTGTCACTGGCCACAACAGCCCCCTGAGAAAGGGACAGCTGGACAGAGGGACAAACTCCTACTACAATGTGGTGAGTCTTAGGGAGAAAGAGTGCTGGGTACACTGGCtgtgagaggagctgaggccagtgcAGGTCATCTAGAGTTAATTTTGACTTGAACTGAGGAAGAGATGCGTTGCCCAAGAGGGATTCAGATAACCCTGGAAGCTGGTGAGAACAGGGAAAATGCTTGGACCAGGCACAGTAAAGTGTCACCTAGAAAATGTCAGAGGACTTTGCAACTGAAATGTCCTGAACTTTTCTCTGACTCGAGGTGTCAGTCACCCCAGTCTTCTCCTAATTCTCGATCCTCGATGCATTTCCTGAAACCCACATGGATGTACAGAACTTAGTACTCTCCTGTATGTGCCCACATTCCCTATTTAATTTGATCTTCAAAATAATCTGAGGTTGGCTGGTCAGGAAGCATTAGTTTCACTTCACAGATGATGAAATGGAAACCTGGCAAATTAATTGGCTCTTCAAGTTCTTGCTGATGTGAATATCCTGAAAAGTGGTAGAAAATGGAAAATCCAAGGGAAGGAAGTCATTAACAAAacagttttgttgttgtcatgGTACATGTGGATGTATTCCTAAAATTGGGCAGGAAGAAATGTCTGGGTTGTGTATTTCCAAGccttcatatttaaaattacaaaacgGATCAGTCCAAGCTGGGTATACTGATTTCTAGTCTGGGGTTTTCTGGAACACCATATGATCAAATCACATCAAACCAAgcccccttcattctttcctctcTGTCAATGATTTTTAAGGATGAGGAGATGTACCCTCCCCTTCTGTAACCCCTTATTCTGTTCTGGAAGCCAGTAAGGCTCAAACTAGCCTCTTAACCTCTTATCTTGCCTCTTGGACCTGATGTTATTGTGAGGCCTCACAGGCTAGTGTCTGATGGCCACAACCCCCATTGCCTTCATCAGTAATACAACCCGTCATAGCATAGACAAATTCCACAGGCTGTTGACTCAAAGGGGAAAGATAGATGGTGACAACCTTGATTTCATGTTTTCTAGGTCACTTGCCTGATTTCTTTTCCGATTCattgttcagttttctttcatgATTAGAAAAAGCTGACTTGGTCACTTAGTACTGAAGAGCAGTAAGAGCATTAGAATAAACACTCTGGTTCCAATGGGATCCTCCATAGTTACTGATGTAGAGAATGTATCATGGAGTCCCTTCTGTGAATTTGGGCTGGAGGCTCAGTAAGGCCTGACACCTTTCTTTCCCATACATGCTGTGCCTCAGTCTATCTTCTCTTTCTAGGAATATGCTGTGGGATACTGGATAAACAAGGGGATGCCTGCAGAGAAGGTGGTCATGGGCATCCCCACGTATGGACATTCCTTTACACTGGCCTCTGCAGAAACTGCCGTGGGGGCCCCTGCCTCTGGTCCTGGAGCCGCTGGCCCCATCACCAAGTCTTCAGGCTTCCTTGCTTATTATGAGGTATCTGGAGCTTCCCTGTGCCCTCAGCTGCCCCCTGTGTCTAGATAGGCATTCCAGCTTCAATCTGACAATAATAGAGTAACACTTCCTGAGTGCTGGGAAAGAAAGTATGGAGTGCTATTGGAACATAGAAGAGGAGCTCTGCACCCTGACTTGAGAGGGAGTCAGGGaatgcttcctggaggaagtgacgtTAGCTGAAATCTGGAGAGGAGGTGGCACTAGTGAGGAATGGGGATAGGTGAAACAGGTATGGGAGATTGAAAAAGGGAGACTGTTCCACGTTTTTGACTTGGGCAACTAAGTAGATGGTAATGCCATTTTTACTGAGTTGGGGAAGATACGAAGGAGCAGAGTGGGCATTGGTCCCAATCATGAGATCAGTTTTGGACATTCTGAGTTTGAGGAGCAAGTGGGACATCCAAATGCCGGTGGGATGTACAAATAAAAGGTGAGTAGTTCGGTATGTGTGTTTGGACCACAAGAGGCCAGCCTGTGCTAGAGATGTAGCTTCTAAAACTATCAGCATAAAGATGGTATGTGAAGCCAAAGTGCAAGAAACAACCAAACCCAAGGACCTCTTGTACTTAAGGGTtaggcagaggaagaggagaactTTAACAAAACTGACAAGATCTACAAGAAGGTAGGCAGAACCCAGAGTGTTCTGTTCCAAAGAACAGAGTGAGAAGTGGGTGTTTTAAGAAGAGGagccagaaaccaacacaatactgtaaagcaattaacttgcaattaaaaataaatcaataaaaagaagCAAGGAGCAGTCGAATATGTCAGATTCTGTCCTGCAGTCAGACAGACTTAACATCATAGAGATAACTATCAAAGGTGTTTAGCTGTTTAGACCATCATTCCTTTCTGTTCCTcaatctggagaaaaaaaatttttttaatgtataggaAGCTCTAAGAGTCAAATAGGAATTCAACCAACAGAAACTCTTGGGTTGCTCCCATATCGCAAAGACTGGGTCCTGTGAGAGCTAGAACTCATTCTTCATCCTTATCTTAAAGGGCTTACAGTCCTTTAAGGTGGAAAGAATGTAGAATACAAATGAAGCTAGTTAAATAAGAGTTTTAAAACTATCAGAGTTAATAACATTACGTAGGTACTGCAAAACGAGATATGATTAAGTGGCCAATGTGGAGGGCCACAAGTTCAGAAATGGGTGATGGGGAAGGCTCCATAGAAGAGGAGAGATGTATGCTGGATCTTGAAGGATAGGAAGGAGTTTGATCAGGTAAGGAAAGAATAACATCCTACATCTTGGTTTCCGCTTGGAGTCGTAGTATATTCCCTCATCACTGGCATGGTCATGCTATGAACTGCTACTGATGCTCTTGGCATCCACTGAGATATTCTGAGTGTAATGCTCAGTTTTTCATCTCACCTCACTCAGGGGAATGACTGAAGAACCACCAGTTGAGTTGACAAGGGGAAAAGGGAATGAGTCACCATCAGAGTCCTCACTGAATCACTTAATATAAGGAATAAGAGAGGTCAGAGCTCAGACTCTGCTGGAAGGATTTCAGTGCAGACCACTGGATACACACTCCCCTATTGCATGGAAAATTTAACCTGATTGTTCAGTGTATCACCCTACATCACTATAACTTTGACAAATTGGTATTTCCTTGAATATTCAACTTTCCATTTATCACCCTCATTGAggcaatagagaaggaaatggcaacccactccagtattcttgcctggagaaatccatggacagaggagcgtagtgggttatagtccatggggtcttatcAAGGCAAACATGAGTGTAAATAATCTAAAAAGAGTGAGCAAAACAAAATGAGTTTTCTGTGTggctttaaaatgcattttcaatGAAGATTTATCTTTTTTAGTAGCTCTTACTTCTGCtaacaagaagagaaaaacagctgATGATAGAAGGGGAATCCCAGCACAGGCACATTGGGAGGGGGAAGGGACAGAGGGAGAGTAGTGGGGTTGAAGTGGGGATAAGCTACAAGGTAGGGAATGATGGTGATGGGCATTGTGACGCTACATGACTGTAAAGCACTTTATTGTTTTCAaagttgtctttttttccctaacatGTATTAGTTCAGTTGATCctaacaatattgtaaggtaGGTATATAAGATACATAATTATAATTgtttccattttgcaaatgaagacaTGGGAAGATTTACTGATCAATACTGAGGCCTGATGTGGAATTCAAGTACTCTCTGCCCTCTAGCTGTTTGTGGTTCCTCCTGATGAGGCCTTAGCATCAACAGTTTCCAAAGGTTCACCTTGAACCATCCATTCTGCATGTTGTATCTGATCATTTCTCTCATTGATTCCTGGAGTAAAGATTCTGATATTGTCCCCAAAACCCTTACCTTCCCCTTTTATCTCAATAAATTTGAAGCAGAGCCCATTAGTGAACCTCTTGCTTCTCCTTTCCTTACCAGATCTGTCGGTTCCTACAAGGAGCCAAGATCACAAGGCTCCAGGATCAGCAAGTTCCCTATGCAGTCAAGGGGAACCAGTGGTTGGGCTATGATGATGTGGAGAGTGTGGAGACCAAGGTATGTCTGGGTTCTGGGAGAGCAAGAGGCTCTGGGACCGTTGTTCCTAAGTGAGAGGCTCTTGCTTAAGAGGCTCTAGGACAGCAGAACACTCCGGTGCTTGGGGGATGGGGTGTGTGATCAAATGCCTCAGTACTCTGTGTGGAAGGAGAGAAGCCTCTGTGGTGCAAAGCTAGTCATGATTCTAAGTCATACCTGTGATCACCTTATAGAACATACAGGAGAGGTGGAAAAGGTGCAAGAAAGAATTAAGAATAAGGGGAGAAGCAAGGagtggagagaagggaggtgggagaagaaggggaaaagagcAAAGGAGACATTGGTGCCTATACAGAATGGTCACCCACCTGGCTGACCAGGACAGACCCTTCAGTCCTTCTCATGGATTATGAGGCTCCAGATTTCTGAGTCTACCAgttctttggagaagaaaatggcaacccactccagtattctcacctggaaaatcccatgaacagaggagcctggggggctacagtctacagggttgttCTTAGACCTTGCTAAGATGTTTGCTTTCCAGGTACTAAGCAGGACAAACGCATCAGTGTAATTGACAACCCAATTGTAATTGAAATCTTGCAAGTGATTTTCTAGTTTCTACTCCTCATCCTAGAGGCCTAGGTTTTGGGCCTGGGATGTGATTATTCCATGAGAGGTGGTTAATAGCAGGTGGCTCTCTCTTCATTTTGTAAGCCTTCCCAAGCAACCCTTTCCTTCAGGGAATCCCTGACTCCATAGGGTGCAAACCTACTGCTACATTCTAAGCTCAAACCCTCCTGTGAACCTGACGTGGGTCTTGGGCCTTTAAAGGACCCCTTCTAACCTCAGTATACCCTTCTGCGCTTCCCTCAGGTTCAGTTTCTAAAGAATCTAAACCTGGGAGGGGCCATGATCTGGTCTATTGACATGGATGACTTCACTGGAAAATTCTGCAGCCAGGGCCCCTACCCCCTTGTTCAAGCTGTCAAGAGGAGTCTTGGCTCTCTAGAAAGGTAACAGAATTTAGGACAGACTGAGAGTGGGCAGAGAGCTGGGCAGAGCGGGACACAGGAGACTGGGGGAGGTAGTCTTCACATTTTTGGACTGATGAATTCTCAGATTCCTTTGgaccttctcttctcctttttctta
It includes:
- the CHI3L2 gene encoding chitinase-3-like protein 2 translates to MGVIAMDQKSFWKGFVVLLLLQEGSAYKLVCYFTNWSLDRQEPGKFILESTDPFLCSHLIYSFASISNNKVIIKDKNEAKLYQTINSLKTKNPKLKILLSIGGYLFGSKGFHPMVESSSSTLKFVNSVILFLRNHNFDGLDISWIYPNVKDNTHFTVLIHKLAEAFQQDFVKSTKERLLLTAGVSAGRQMIDNSYQIKELAKDLDFINLLSFDFHGSWEKPLVTGHNSPLRKGQLDRGTNSYYNVEYAVGYWINKGMPAEKVVMGIPTYGHSFTLASAETAVGAPASGPGAAGPITKSSGFLAYYEICRFLQGAKITRLQDQQVPYAVKGNQWLGYDDVESVETKVQFLKNLNLGGAMIWSIDMDDFTGKFCSQGPYPLVQAVKRSLGSLER